The following are encoded together in the Rhizobium tumorigenes genome:
- a CDS encoding Hsp70 family protein: MAQALGFDFGTTNSVMALADGAATRSVSFTSAAGSADSMRTALSFMKDRHLGAAALKVEAGNAAIRQFIDNPGDCRFLQSIKTFAASALFQGTLVHAKRHSFEDLMEVFMRRLKAYAGDDWPSDVGRIVTGRPVHFAGANPDPALATARYNEALTRLGFPEIHYVYEPVAAAFYFAQNLKSDATVLVADFGGGTTDYSLIRFETAAGRLTATPIGHSGVGVAGDHFDFRIIDNVVSPLIGKGSYFKSFDKLLEVPSSYYANFGRWNQLSIFKTSREFPELQKLVRTAIEPDKLETFIELIEHDEGYPLYQAVSATKMALSSAEEAEFNFPPLGATGKTSIRRSDFDGWIAPELARIEAALDEVLEKTNTPATSIDKVFLTGGTSFVPAVRRLFTERFDASRIETGGELLSIAHGLALIGERDDIAQWTS, encoded by the coding sequence ATGGCTCAGGCGCTAGGTTTCGACTTTGGCACGACGAACAGCGTGATGGCGCTGGCAGACGGAGCGGCCACCCGCTCGGTCTCGTTCACCAGCGCTGCCGGCTCCGCAGACAGCATGCGCACAGCCCTCTCCTTTATGAAGGATCGCCATCTCGGCGCGGCAGCACTGAAGGTGGAGGCAGGTAACGCTGCGATCCGCCAGTTCATCGACAATCCTGGCGATTGCCGTTTTCTCCAGTCCATCAAGACCTTTGCCGCCAGCGCGCTGTTCCAGGGAACGCTGGTTCACGCCAAGCGGCATAGTTTCGAAGACCTGATGGAAGTCTTCATGCGTCGCCTGAAGGCCTATGCCGGCGACGACTGGCCATCGGATGTCGGCCGTATCGTCACGGGAAGGCCTGTGCATTTCGCCGGCGCCAACCCGGATCCGGCGCTGGCGACAGCGCGTTACAACGAAGCTCTGACGCGGCTGGGTTTCCCGGAAATCCATTATGTATACGAGCCTGTCGCGGCCGCTTTCTACTTCGCGCAGAACCTCAAGAGTGACGCCACGGTGCTGGTGGCCGACTTCGGCGGCGGCACGACCGACTATTCGCTGATCCGGTTCGAGACTGCGGCTGGCCGGTTGACGGCGACGCCGATAGGCCATTCGGGCGTCGGCGTCGCCGGCGACCATTTCGACTTCCGCATCATCGACAATGTTGTCTCGCCACTGATCGGCAAGGGAAGCTACTTCAAGAGCTTCGACAAGCTGCTCGAGGTGCCCTCCTCCTATTACGCCAATTTCGGCCGCTGGAACCAGCTGTCGATCTTCAAGACGTCGCGCGAATTTCCGGAGTTGCAAAAACTGGTCCGCACGGCCATCGAGCCTGACAAGCTCGAAACATTCATCGAGCTCATCGAACACGACGAGGGATATCCGCTCTACCAGGCGGTTTCCGCCACCAAGATGGCCTTGTCATCCGCGGAAGAGGCCGAGTTCAATTTTCCGCCTCTTGGTGCTACCGGCAAGACATCGATCCGGCGTAGCGATTTCGATGGCTGGATAGCGCCGGAACTGGCGCGGATCGAGGCGGCCCTGGACGAGGTGCTGGAAAAGACCAACACGCCGGCTACCAGCATCGACAAGGTGTTCCTAACTGGCGGGACGTCCTTCGTGCCCGCCGTGCGCCGATTGTTCACCGAGCGCTTCGACGCGAGCCGGATCGAGACCGGTGGCGAATTGCTGTCGATCGCGCACGGTCTGGCGCTGATCGGCGAGCGCGACGATATCGCCCAGTGGACCTCCTGA
- a CDS encoding uracil-DNA glycosylase has product MISVQDLSPAELAALLHFHADAGISWMLEEDPVDRFAEFEALKAARQAGRPAPAPSPTPVSQIANAAERRPSAQAVATAPTATARAPAIPDEQAIDQARFAAESARSLPELKAALEAFNGCNLKNSARSTLFASGNPESGIMVIGPMPGADDDREGAVFAGRSGLLLDRMLASIGIDRNGILLTNVIPWRPPGNRAPSIPETDICRPFIERQIALAEPKVLLLLGNFTARFFFGGNETIHALRGHWREIGAGAGSVPAIATLHPQDLLTAPINKRLAWQDLLAFRRRIDAAS; this is encoded by the coding sequence ATGATCTCCGTTCAAGACCTCTCCCCGGCCGAACTTGCCGCGCTTTTGCATTTCCATGCCGACGCGGGCATCAGTTGGATGCTGGAAGAGGATCCAGTGGACCGCTTTGCCGAATTCGAGGCGCTGAAAGCGGCGAGACAGGCGGGGCGTCCGGCGCCGGCACCCTCGCCTACGCCGGTAAGCCAGATCGCCAACGCTGCCGAACGTCGGCCTTCGGCACAGGCGGTTGCGACTGCGCCAACTGCTACCGCGCGCGCGCCGGCCATTCCAGACGAACAGGCTATAGACCAGGCGCGCTTTGCCGCCGAAAGCGCTCGCTCGCTGCCGGAACTGAAAGCCGCCCTGGAAGCCTTCAACGGCTGCAATCTGAAGAACAGCGCGCGCTCGACACTGTTTGCGAGCGGCAACCCGGAGAGCGGCATCATGGTCATCGGCCCGATGCCAGGCGCCGACGATGACCGCGAGGGCGCTGTGTTCGCCGGACGGTCCGGCCTTCTTCTCGACCGGATGCTGGCGTCGATCGGCATTGATCGCAACGGGATATTGCTCACCAATGTCATTCCCTGGCGTCCGCCCGGCAACCGGGCGCCATCCATTCCGGAAACGGACATCTGCCGCCCCTTCATCGAGCGACAAATCGCCTTGGCAGAGCCGAAAGTCCTGCTGTTACTCGGAAATTTCACCGCGCGCTTCTTCTTCGGCGGTAACGAGACCATCCATGCCCTGCGCGGACACTGGCGCGAAATCGGCGCCGGAGCCGGCTCTGTCCCGGCGATTGCGACGCTGCATCCTCAGGACCTGCTGACTGCGCCGATCAATAAGCGATTGGCCTGGCAGGATCTTCTGGCTTTTCGCCGCCGTATCGATGCAGCGTCATAA